The sequence AAACTGCaggacaaaatatttaaatagaacAATCAACCAATGATCCTTAgatacaaacaaaataaaaatataaaaaaacaaccatGCAATGTCAACTTTTCATACCTGACAAACTTTCAGTTTTCTCAGATAACTTATCAACAGACTCGTCAGCCGGATCCTGAATTacaaccttcttcttcttcttcttcttagtTGGATCAAAGGGTGCAATCTGCAAGGAATAAACCGTACACATTCATCATGGTGTTGCACCAATACTTGCACATGAACAATGGTTCAGAAACTGCACTAGATTACAATTACTTAAATGTTTGGATAAAGACACATGGTAAGATACCAGCAAAAGAAACTCCAAGAAAAATGCAGCTTTTATCCATAGCACCAGTAAacaatcaaatagaaaaaatccTCAAGAACTGAATTCGACTGTTATCAAAACAAGATCATACAGCCACTAGAATAACATTTAAGTAAACTGGAGTAATCATTGATGACTGGAACACAAGGCCCAGAGGCAACAACCTAATCCGAACCTAGAAAATGTTTCTTCCGATTTTGCTGGGAATTCAAGGAGTGAGTTAAATTAACCCTTACATCAAAGTTAGTTGCTAGTTGTGGGCATGGCTAGACAACAAAGCTATTTTATACACTAACTGTTCTGGTTACATTCGATGCATTTTAGCCAGGTCTAGACATTTGAGCTCTGAATCAGTGTTTTTTTACTACTTAATTATATGGCTATGTTTACATCCTAAAGTAACTAGATTTTGGGTGCTCTGTTGGTTCGATTTGGTATACTATATTCAACGGTTCACGATTTTCTCATTTAACTTCGAATAATATCTATGGGCCACAGTTTGTAAACCTTTTCTGTAATTATAGAAGCGAATTATAGTAATAGTACAATTGACTTCCTCAGATATACATGCTAGAAATGAATTACCCTCCCCCCCGGGTATTGAAACACAGAAGTGCATGGTCCGTCGAGTTCCAACCCACAGATTTAGGTAAGGAAAAAACAATAGCTATGTGCTTGGAGACAACAGATGCAAAAGACAAAAACTCACATCTGCCACCTGATCGTTCACATCATGCTGAGCTTCGTCCGCCATGATTCCTGCAATAAGGCAGAAAACGATTTAATTTAACCGAGTTAAAGCATTAACACCAGCAAGCAACCAATTAGTAATACAAGTGGAAATATCAAAATTGGGGTCACGAACAAATGATCGGCGATAAAATTCAACCCACCGCTCgccaagaaaaaataataataaaaaaaaaatccgatTTCATATATATGAAATACAATCTAACTTGAAATCCTGTattgatacaaaaaaaaatcttcaaattaaaattaacctAATCGAAGATTGACCCTATTTTGAAGATGGAAGAACCAAAGAAAccgaaagaaaagaaaaaaagaacagaaaaacaatTGATCCAACCGGACCTGAACTAAGGGCGCCTGAGAGATGGAGGGGCTGCGGCAGAAGACGGGGGAGCGTAGGGTCGCAGGAGAAAGGTAGataggaggaggagaagaaagaagggggTGAGCCGGTGGGGCTGTGCTGCTTCAACAGAAATGGGAGAGGGTTAGaatcagagaagaaagaaaacaggTAAGAACCTAGGGTttagcatttttctttttttattttttctttttttttttctttttatttttttattttttattttttatttataatgaattatgtaagaaaattctagagataattagttttttccgaaattttgagatatatataaatatcatcaatttttaaattaattttttaatgttaaattaaaatctaaatttaaaaaattggaaaaaaatataattatgtcaataaaaatgttaaactttgtattaatttaaaccttCTAAGTGTATCAATTTATACCTTTCACaaacttataatatattaattaagttcataaaactttaaataataattggtgtgatttttttatagaaggtttagattttcaaaaattaattaatgcatggataaattttaaattattaataaaattgtgttaaattaataaaaatacttttaaattttacatttttaaacttttaaaaattttaaattttaaatataccctcaaacatttaaaaataattctagataaaaaaaaaaaccgctaatattttatttataaaaatatttttttaactttcaaaatagttatatatatattagagcttttaaatgttttattcaaattttcttagaaacgttcttaaaaattttaaaatactcttacGGCTAGTATATAGATGGAATTGTACGTACtacgtttaaaaaaaatacacgaGCTTTCACcgtaatattaatataatatataaaaaaaagttaaaaaaaatttataaaattaccCCTAAAAAACACAAGATTACATTCAATCAATCTTATTAACTTTATAACAACAAGAAGTAAATAAATCTAACCACACTAGTTACATTAGCAAGTGGATGAACCACATGAAAAGTATTTCCTAATAGTGAACCAAAAATTATGCTCTGAAGatacaataatttaatgtatttGAAGAACAATCGTGTCTGCAAAACTATATACAAACTGAGATTAAGCTTGTTAATTAAGTGTCGATTAAGGAAATAATGTTGTCTATCTGGGTGTGATGGTGGGAGCTACTCCACTTACAAGGTCGCTGCCAGAGACTTCTGATGTGTAATAGTTATtcatgttggatgatgaagatgGAGGACTGGTCATTTTTACGACGTTCGTCATTGGAGGCTCTGCAACTTTCGTATCAGACTCGGGCAGCATAAGCCAGATAGTTTCGAGTGTTCGAACGACTTCTGCCATTGAAGGGCGTGCATCTGTTTCATTTTGGCAACATTTCAGAGCCAAAGTCACAAATCTTTCAACACATTCAAGGGGATAAGATCCGAGTTGACCATCGATAATCGAGAAAATTTTTCCAGACTGATATGCACGGTTGACCTGTTGACATACGAACGATACGAATATTTAAAAGAGATACCAGTGCAGTACAGAGAAGGCCTTTGTAATCAAATTATGCATACGACTATGATATCCAGTTCATGCACTTGGTGTTGTGCTATTCCAAAATAAAGAGGCCATAACAAATGCTATTTGGATGTAATACCTCTCTAACGATGTTCTTGCCGTGTGAGATCGGGTGCCGCCCAGTTAAAATCTCCAAAAACACGACACCAAGACTATAAACATCACTTTTGTCTGTCAATTTACGAGTCAAGAAGTACTCTGGATCGAGATAACCCTGGAAAATGGAAGCATGCAAATTTAAAGGCACACAAACTAAACTCAATCCAGGAAGTGTAACCAGTTATCTAACCAAAAACAGTAACATTGAGAataaac is a genomic window of Cucurbita pepo subsp. pepo cultivar mu-cu-16 unplaced genomic scaffold, ASM280686v2 Cp4.1_scaffold001698, whole genome shotgun sequence containing:
- the LOC111786458 gene encoding probable LRR receptor-like serine/threonine-protein kinase At1g06840, coding for MSNGTLRDHLSVRSAKPLSFTTRLRAALGAAKGILYLHTEADPPIFHRDIKSSNILLDSKYLAKVADFGLSRLAPLPDTEGDVPNHVSTVVKGTPGYLDPEYFLTRKLTDKSDVYSLGVVFLEILTGRHPISHGKNIVREVNRAYQSGKIFSIIDGQLGSYPLECVERFVTLALKCCQNETDARPSMAEVVRTLETIWLMLPESDTKVAEPPMTNVVKMTSPPSSSSNMNNYYTSEVSGSDLVSGVAPTITPR